The following proteins come from a genomic window of Mycosarcoma maydis chromosome 22, whole genome shotgun sequence:
- a CDS encoding putative acyl-CoA dehydrogenase short-branched chain precursor: MSLRSSSSRVLARAASKSIAPRAPVLATARCMSSSSSSSPATASWNAVAAKPSAQRLVSAIRTFSTSSSASAEFESPFGVNSLSKYTEEEEMLREAVQRFAQDVVAPRVEAMDEAEKMDPEIIKGLFEQGLMGVETSAEHGGAGCSFSAAIIVIEELAKVDPSVSVLCDVHNTLVNTVIRKYASKHIQDKYLPQLSEKTLGSFCLSEPSSGSDAFAMKTSCKKSDDGKTWTLNGSKMWITNSAEAEFFIVFAQSDASKGYKGINAFAVEKSMGVEIAKKEKKLGIRASSTCTLNFDDIKVPAENLIGEEGKGYKIAIEILNEGRVGIAAQMIGLAQGAVDKAIRYAADRKQFGKKITQFQGMQFQISQIMMEIEAARVLTYNAARLKEEGRPFTKEAAMAKLFASQVAQRASGSAIEWCGGVGFTRETGIEKYWRDSKIGAIYEGTSNIMLETIFKLVEREMDLK, encoded by the coding sequence ATGTCTCTTCGATCTTCGTCAAGCCGCGTTTTGGCGCGCGCTGCCAGCAAGAGCATTGCTCCGCGCGCTCCCGTTCTCGCCACTGCGCGGTGcatgagcagctcgagctcgtctaGCCCCGCCACCGCCAGCTGGAACGCTGTCGCCGCCAAACCGTCCGCTCAGCGACTCGTGTCGGCGATCCGCACCTTTtccacgtcgtcgtccgcgTCGGCTGAGTTTGAATCGCCGTTTGGTGTCAACTCGCTCTCGAAATACaccgaggaggaagaaaTGCTGCGCGAAGCCGTCCAGCGTTTCGCCCAGGACGTGGTTGCGCCCAGGGTCGAGGCTATGGATGAAGCCGAAAAGATGGACCCAGAGATCATCAAAGGACTCTTTGAACAGGGACTTATGGGTGTCGAGACCTCGGCCGAGCACGGTGGTGCCGGTTGCTCGTTCAGCGCTGCCATCATTGTGATTGAAGAACTGGCCAAGGTCGACCCGTCGGTCTCGGTGCTGTGCGACGTGCACAACACACTGGTCAACACGGTGATCCGCAAGTACGCCAGCAAGCACATCCAGGACAAGTACCTGCCCCAACTCTCGGAAAAGACGCTCGGCTCATTCTGCCTGTCGGAACCCTCGTCGGGTTCGGACGCGTTCGCCATGAAGACATCGTGCAAGAAATCCGACGATGGTAAGACGTGGACGCTGAACGGCAGCAAGATGTGGATCACCAACTCGGCGGAAGCCGAATTCTTTATCGTGTTTGCGCAGTCGGATGCGTCCAAGGGCTACAAGGGCATCAACGCTTTTGCGGTCGAAAAGTCGATGGGtgtcgagatcgccaagaaggagaagaagctcggcatccgtgcgtcgtcgacgtgcACGCTCAACTTTGACGACATCAAAGTGCCCGCCGAAAATCTGATCGGCGAGGAAGGCAAGGGCTACAAGATTGCTATTGAAATCCTCAACGAGGGACgcgtcggcatcgccgCCCAGATGATCGGTCTCGCTCAGGGTGCGGTGGATAAGGCAATCCGTTACGCGGCTGACCGCAAGCAGTTCGGTAAGAAGATCACCCAATTCCAGGGAATGCAGTTCCAGATCTCGCAGATCATGATGGAGATCGAAGCCGCACGCGTGCTCACCTACAACGCTGCACGTTTGAAGGAGGAAGGTCGTCCTTTTACCAAGGAAGCCGCTATGGCCAAGCTTTTCGCTTCGCAGGTGGCTCAGAGAGCCAGCGGTAGCGCAATCGAGTGGTGCGGCGGCGTCGGCTTCACCAGAGAGACGGGCATCGAAAAGTACTGGAGAGATAGCAAGATTGGCGCCATCTACGAAGGTACAAGCAACATCATGTTGGAGACCATCTTTAAGCTGGTCGAGAGGGAGATGGATCTCAAGTAA
- a CDS encoding uncharacterized protein (related to oxidoreductase, short-chain dehydrogenase/reductase), whose protein sequence is MSTSQPTTHNAHDAHDVHDRGTRADVRASRLAGKVAIVTGGTRGFGAAIVSLFVHQGARCVVMDVLASDGWYDAYTIAAPTSASVSAPPESAYALKADITSRASWCTALETCIHTFGSPPTIIVNNAGWTYSNKPTLDVTDDEFDRVFQVNVKSVYLSVDVLLPSLLLWNKDDQHDVCWINIASTAALRPRPGLVWYNASKGAVCTATKALAVEYAPRKVRFNTVCPVAGNTPLLSKFAGSRQAGDSMSAAQLAQFNASIPMGRLSEGSDIANACLFLADPASNFITGIDLPVDGARCV, encoded by the exons atgtcgacgagccagcCCACCACACACAATGCACACGATGCACACGATGTACACGATCGAGGCACGCGCGCCGACGTAAGAGCATCGAGGCTGGCAGGTAAGGTGGCGATCGTAACCGGCGGGACGCGCGGATTTGGCGCGGCGATCGTATCGCTGTTTGTGCACCAAGGCGCGCGATGTGTGGTGATGGACGTGCTTGCTTCAGACGGCTGGTATGATGCCTACACGATTGCGGCCCCGACGTCAGCGTCGGTCAGTGCTCCGCCCGAGTCAGCGTACGCGCTCAAGGCCGACATCACCTCGCGCGCATCGTGGTGCACAGCGCTCGAGACGTGCATCCACACATTCGGCTCGCCACCAACCATCATTGTCAACAACGCTGGTTGGACGTACAGCAACAAACCCACACTCGACGTCACAGACGACGAGTTCGACAGGGTCTTCCAAGTGAATGTGAAAAGCGTGTAtctcagcgtcgacgtcttgctgccgagcttgttgctgtGGAACAAAGACGACCAGCACGATGTGTGCTGGATCAACATCGCCTCCACGGCAGCATTGAGGCCACGTCCCGGTCTGGTTTGGT ATAATGCTTCGAAAGGCGCCGTCTGTACAGCGACCAAGGCGTTAGCGGTCGAATATGCGCCACGCAAGGTCCGCTTCAACACGGTCTGTCCCGTCGCTGGCAACACGCCTCT ACTCTCCAAGTTCGCCGGAAGCCGCCAAGCGGGCGACAGCATGTCGGCCGCCCAGCTCGCTCAGTTCAACGCCTCGATCCCCATGGGCCGCTTGAGTGAGGGATCCGACATCGCTAACGCGtgcctcttcctcgccgaTCCAGCCAGCAACTTTATTACCGGGATCGACCTTCCCGTCGACGGCGCCAGATGCGTCTAG
- a CDS encoding phosphoprotein phosphatase CDC14 (related to CDC14 - dual specificity phosphatase) has product MASTSAAFVLQDRQDHIIAPDDSDFLDSDAESSSTPHPDDQLIEEAVLQGFENASPQRSSRNAAGATSANKLWPAHPLIRIHKRLWFTWFNGDLPSEDDLNEQDGLPPAWKNFDDAEVKKYIDPTETNPSRLHWFNIDHDLVYLSFWFDWGPLNVGMFYRFCLHVHHMLTDPQMHDATLVLYTTNAPAQKANAALLVTLYAMIIGKVTPADAFYPISELEFKPFRDAGYGRADYNLSIQDILYGVHRAINSGLLDLTTFNLDEYEKYEQVSHGDWNWITPNFIAFASPNDRNYVEALRVGEGRLPASYSFRPPGEDKLFGKTIRYFKDRGVKLVVRLNNPLYDREAFLNVGIDHSDMYFDDGSNPTDEILADFIAKADHVIAHDGVVAVHCKAGLGRTGVLIGAYLVWKHGFSAGEAIGFMRFMRPGCVVGPQQHFMYQNFAEWIKWGVRDHAMKEARQLIAEERTKLEAATAAARAAAAAAEAANAATAAVALPMIPTTRASTKRRAAGSDAAKCAEADRFDQPDADVSLDEHIKHAPQLSRNTRRKPTSEHSDSDDDEGELQRPRQKRKSAAAAAAAAAAAAAAAAADYIDGSGPVTPIAQRASSRAVPASAAPVSKPAPCVGQPRKSPSPSRKRPAIQAPATVARLELNGRRYPTATRSFNHHLMLNGQSVHVDAVNAGVDVVQAVDQDAHCDDADQEKTGASGGVVAAASNAGVLVESRINISSTATPRSSPKAAVVNLTPSPVARVRGFERSRSNTIATATVATPVRGSSRPDSAVKPEVFRASPNIRDRYGLRDSSHSPPPAATATATSRMTVSRQASPVKAETAPVTDAEVLGVIDCIPQPACLARVSTRRPSPSPSPVRTVAKAGPPTVATMNGEKAPSRIALEQDVENVQPGTSTAAVVHRAPLTKGVVASTSTVGKVVRAVKSKAVLSNGVCSARVTTARKPISARRDLGETTQRSVSARLAPRTASTATVRLRAPKSTADLRAAAATSTRSVSSASNSSTVATTGARPASRLTAPTAASAARAAATASAAKRALPLRPLKPTCASARNVSSALHKSATPSTAVRRRRSSTGEAGLDVAA; this is encoded by the coding sequence ATGGCTTCCACATCCGCCGCGTTCGTTCTTCAGGACAGACAGGACCACATTATCGCACCAGACGACTCTGACTTTCTCGATTCCGACGCAGAGAGCAGCTCTACACCGCATCCAGACGACCAGCTCATCGAAGAGGCGGTCCTTCAAGGCTTCGAGAATGCCTCGCCGCAGCGCTCCTCGAGAAACGCCGCTGGAGCCACGAGTGCCAACAAGCTCTGGCCCGCTCACCCTCTCATTCGTATCCACAAACGGCTCTGGTTCACCTGGTTCAACGGCGACCTGCCCTCCGAGGACGATCTcaacgagcaagatggtCTGCCACCAGCCTGGAAGAActttgacgatgctgaagtCAAAAAGTACATCGACCCTACCGAAACCAACCCTAGCCGCTTGCATTGGTTCAACATCGACCACGATCTGGTTTACCTCAGCTTCTGGTTCGATTGGGGCCCGCTCAACGTCGGCATGTTTTaccgcttctgcttgcaCGTTCACCACATGCTCACCGATCCACAGATGCACGATGCCACACTGGTACTCTACACCACCAACGCCCCGGCGCAAAAGGCAAATGCAGCTCTGCTCGTCACACTCTATGCTATGATCATCGGCAAAGTCACACCAGCAGACGCCTTCTACCCGATCTCGGAACTCGAATTTAAGCCTTTCCGCGACGCTGGTTACGGTCGTGCAGACTACAACCTGTCCATCCAAGACATCCTCTACGGCGTTCACCGCGCTATCAACTCGGGTCTGCTTGATCTCACCACTTTCAATCTGGATGAGTATGAAAAGTACGAACAGGTTTCGCACGGCGACTGGAATTGGATCACGCCCAACTTTATCGCATTTGCTTCACCCAACGACCGCAACTATGTGGAAGcgttgcgtgttggtgaAGGTCGCTTACCCGCCTCGTACTCGTTTCGTCCACCGGGCGAGGACAAGCTGTTTGGTAAGACGATTCGCTACTTCAAAGATCGCGGTGTCAAACTCGTGGTGCGCCTCAACAACCCGCTGTACGACCGAGAAGCCTTCCTGAatgtcggcatcgatcACAGCGACATGTACTTTGACGATGGATCCAACCCCACCGACGAAATCCTCGCCGACTTTATCGCCAAGGCCGACCACGTCATTGCACACGACGGCGTAGTGGCAGTGCACTGCAAAGCCGGCTTGGGCAGGACCGGCGTGCTGATCGGCGCGTATTTGGTGTGGAAACACGGCTTCAGTGCAGGCGAGGCGATTGGATTCATGCGCTTCATGCGTCCCGGTTGTGTCGTGGGTCCCCAGCAACACTTTATGTACCAGAACTTTGCCGAGTGGATCAAGTGGGGGGTGAGAGACCACGCCATGAAGGAAGCGAGACAGTTGATCGCCGAGGAGAGGACCAAGTTGGAAGCGGCAACTGCAGCTGCGCGCGCGGCTGCCGCggctgccgaggctgcgaatgctgccaccgctgccgTGGCGCTTCCGATGATCCCGACGACTCGTGCATCGACCAAGCGCCGCGCTGCTGGTTCGGATGCTGCCAAGTGTGCCGAGGCCGACCGCTTCGACCAACCCGACGCGGACGTCAGCCTGGATGAGCACATCAAGCACGCTCCACAACTGTCGCGGAATACGCGCAGGAAACCCACCTCGGAGCATTCtgactcggacgacgacgagggtGAATTGCAGCGACCTCGACAAAAGCGAAAgtctgccgctgctgctgctgctgctgctgctgctgctgctgctgctgctgctgctgattaCATTGATGGTTCTGGACCCGTCACGCCTATCGCACAGCGAGCAAGTTCGCGCGCAGTACCTGCTTCGGCTGCGCCCGTGTCGAAACCAGCACCATGCGTGGGTCAGCCGCGAAAATCACCTTCTCCTTCCAGGAAGCGACCTGCGATTCAAGCGCCCGCGACAGTGGCGAGGCTGGAGCTCAACGGACGACGCTATccgacagcgacgaggtcgtTCAACCATCATCTCATGTTGAACGGTCAATCGGTGCATGTGGACGCCGTGAATGCTGGCGTAGATGTTGTCCAAGCGGTGGATCAGGATGCTCACTGCGACGATGCAGACCAAGAAAAGACGGGCGCCAGTGGCGGTGTTGTTGCAGCGGCAAGCAACGCTGGCGTGTTGGTCGAGTCGCGGATCAACATCTCGTCTACAGCTACACCTAGAAGCTCGCCCAAGGCCGCCGTGGTGAATCTGACGCCCTCCCCAGTTGCCAGGGTAAGGGGGTTCGAGAGGTCTCGATCCAACACTATTGCCACCGCTACCGTGGCTACACCGGTGCGAGGCTCGAGTCGGCCGGATTCAGCGGTCAAGCCGGAAGTGTTCCGTGCATCACCCAACATTAGGGATAGGTATGGGTTGAGGGACTCGAGTCACTCCCCGCCGCCTGCTGcaacggcgacggcgacgagcaggatgaCGGTGTCCAGACAAGCATCGCCAGTGAAAGCCGAGACAGCACCGGTCACGGATGCAGAAGTGTTGGGCGTGATCGACTGTATTCCTCAACCGGCTTGTTTGGCGCGCGTATCGACGAGGCGTCCGTCTccttcgccatcgccgGTCCGAACTGTAGCCAAAGCGGGGCCACCGACGGTGGCGACGATGAATGGCGAGAAAGCGCCATCTCGCATCGCGCTGGAGCAAGACGTAGAAAACGTTCAGCCGGGCACATCGACTGCGGCGGTAGTTCACCGTGCACCGCTGACCAAAGGCGTGGtagcgtcgacgagcacggTGGGTAAAGTAGTACGCGCAGTCAAGTCGAAAGCTGTGCTGAGCAACGGCGTATGTAGTGCCAGAGTGACTACTGCTCGCAAGCCGATTTCAGCGCGACGTGACTTGGGCGAGACGACGCAGAGGAGTGTTTCAGCTAGACTCGCTCCACGCACTGCGAGCACTGCTACGGTGCGCTTACGAGCACCGAAGAGCACCGCCGACTTGCGCGCAGccgcagcgacgagcactAGAAGCGTCAGTAGTGCAAGTAACTCGAGCACTGTTGCTACCACAGGTGCGCGCCCAGCGAGCAGGTTGACCGCTcccacagcagcaagtgctgcaagagcagctgctACCGCGTCGGCTGCCAAACGCGCTCTTCCGCTCCGGCCGCTCAAGCCAACATGTGCCAGCGCAAGAAACGTCTCGAGTGCCCTCCACAAATCTGCAACACCTTCCACCGCAGTtaggaggaggaggagtAGCACCGGCGAAGCGGGTCTTGACGTGGCGGCCTAG
- a CDS encoding uncharacterized protein (related to prolyl-tRNA synthetase): MAFPPRLPTSPRMALKLQRRTLSSSSSAQASASQPSLRRKPLQPIRLSTHFSPTQKASQSSSPSCVSSACNDDPLPSLQLLVRGGYVRSSSSGIFTLLPNALRIVGKITNIIDEQLCAIHASRIAMPNLLPSKLWHQTGRYTVMGSELYKLRDRKNSEFVLGPTHEEEITKLVANQVDSDRQLPLRLYQITTKFRDEPRPRMGLLRTKEFLMKDLYSFDKSAADANTTYEEVRAAYARIFDRIFGVDGRWTAAEADTGAIGGNKSHEYHVKDPAGEDTLISCSRCAYTANTEKAVSMPDPAQVPVAAADVRVLLYGCSDVKVQDQMMHAFVLPAGRGLNETKLEKLVAKLKACNKRTDDDHSLSLKHTANAQQDRIELMYDSASSLTSNTATANWDWKDRPEGPLVRFTSVYVYADFECASIDPSELNDALIDAVNTFTSRPGSTGDPTQHLPLVDLFPVQFGHFASSPSAVAPPLTLVDIRTAQASDTCPSCKSPHSLQESKAIEVGHTFYLGERYSRTLEAGFLPSHDVAEQVSQVHKLANGRVPFQMGCYGIGVSRILGALAQKAVGDFDRIFHGDAGDSAVASKKRQKAGFVWPSLIAPFTAVIVISDVKDPAKVEAAQIVWDRIVSHARRSDRTIRAVLERISSQRSQPDQATPQVDQDQGWSREEASEIVIDDRTSTLGSKLADSDLTGYAYRIIVGKHFTAQAKLELQYMGEHGWTAMLLPMQAFDQV, translated from the coding sequence ATGGCATTTCCACCCAGGTTGCCAACTTCGCCGCGTATGGCACTCAAGCTGCAACGACGCACATTGTCtagctcgtcgtctgcgcAAGCTTCAGCGTCACAGCCGTCACTGCGGCGCAAACCTTTGCAACCGATACGACTCTCTACGCACTTCTCACCCACTCAAAAAGCTTCTCAGTCATCGTCTCCATCTTGTGTGTCTTCAGCCTGCAACGATGATCCATTGCCTTCGCTACAGCTCCTCGTTCGCGGCGGATATGTccgctcttcttcctcaGGCATCTTTACGCTCCTTCCCAACGCTCTTCGCATCGTTGGCAAGATCACCAACATCATAGATGAGCAGCTCTGCGCCATACATGCCTCTCGCATAGCGATGCCCAACCTGCTCCCGTCTAAACTCTGGCATCAAACCGGTCGATACACCGTCATGGGTAGCGAGCTCTACAAACTTCGAGATCGGAAAAACTCCGAGTTTGTCCTGGGCCCCACACACGAGGAAGAGATCACCAAGCTTGTCGCCAACCAGGTCGACTCGGATCGTCAACTTCCTCTACGTTTGTACCAGATCACGACCAAGTTCCGGGACGAGCCCAGGCCGAGAATGGGCTTGCTGAGGACCAAAGAGTTTTTGATGAAGGATTTATACTCATTCGACAAGAGTGCAGCCGATGCAAATACGACGTATGAAGAGGTGAGGGCGGCGTACGCTAGGATCTTTGATAGGATTTTTGGTGTCGACGGTAGATGgacggcagcagaggcggaTACGGGTGCGATTGGAGGCAAtaaaagtcacgagtatcaTGTCAAGGATCCTGCCGGTGAGGACACGTTGATATCGTGCAGTAGGTGCGCATACACTGCCAATACCGAGAAGGCAGTTTCCATGCCAGATCCAGCACAGGTCCCTGTTGCGGCGGCGGATGTCAGAGTGCTGCTGTACGGATGCAGCGATGTCAAGGTGCAAGACCAGATGATGCACGCCTTTGTGCTTCCAGCGGGGCGAGGCTTGAATGAaaccaagctcgaaaagctcgTCGCCAAACTCAAGGCTTGCAACAAGCGCACCGATGACGATCATAGCCTTAGCCTCAAGCACACCGCTAACGCCCAACAAGACAGGATCGAGCTCATGTACGATTCCGCATCTTCTCTCACCTCCAACACCGCAACAGCGAATTGGGACTGGAAAGACCGACCCGAGGGCCCGCTGGTCCGGTTCACCTCCGTCTACGTATATGCCGACTTCGAATGTGCATCGATTGACCCATccgagctcaacgacgCTCTCATCGACGCTGTCAATACCTTCACTTCTCGACCAGGCAGCACCGGCGATCCCACCCAACACTTACCTCTTGTCGACCTCTTCCCCGTCCAATTCGGCCACTTTGCTTCGTCACCATCCGCCGTCGCCCCACCTCTGACGCTGGTCGATATACGCACCGCACAAGCGTCGGACACGTGTCCGTCGTGCAAATCGCCCCACTCGCTCCAGGAATCCAAAGCCATCGAAGTGGGACACACCTTCTACCTCGGCGAACGATACAGTCGTACGCTCGAGGCTGGCTTCCTACCATCGCACGACGTTGCTGAGCAAGTGTCGCAGGTGCACAAACTGGCTAATGGAAGAGTGCCTTTTCAGATGGGTTGTTACGGCATTGGTGTCTCTCGTATCTTGGGTGCGCTTGCTCAAAAGGCGGTGGGCGATTTCGATCGCATTTTCCatggtgatgctggtgatTCGGCAGTGGCGAGCAAAAAGAGGCAGAAAGCGGGGTTCGTATGGCCGTCGTTGATCGCGCCATTTACGGCGGTTATTGTGATCAGCGACGTCAAGGATCCAGCCAAAGTAGAGGCGGCGCAGATCGTGTGGGatcgcatcgtctcgcACGCACGCAGAAGCGATCGCACCATACGCGCCGTTCTCGAGCGTATCTCGTCGCAGCGCTCTCAGCCAGACCAAGCCACACCGCAAGTGgatcaagaccaaggcTGGTCAAGagaggaagcgagcgaaATTGTCATTGACGATCGCACCAGCACGCTCGGGTCCAAATTGGCAGATTCAGATCTGACCGGCTATGCGTACCGCATCATTGTGGGCAAACATTTCACAgctcaagccaagctcgagttgcAGTACATGGGCGAACACGGCTGGACCGCTATGTTGCTCCCCATGCAAGCCTTTGATCAAGTATAG
- a CDS encoding putative E1 ubiquitin-activating protein UBA1: MAAAEDMKVDQPEQGIDEGLYSRQLYVLGHDAMKRMAASNVLVVGLRGLGAEIAKNVALAGVKSITIFDPTPVSISDLGTQFFLRPEDASSRVRRDHATQPRLAELNTYVPIRVLEDNELNQQILSRFQVVVMSDALYAEQLRINDMTHASSTHFISAEVRGLFGSVFTDFGPKFLCNDPTGEQPLSGMIVSIASEDEEGLVTTLDETRHGLEDGDYVSFTEVQGMDALNDSQPRKVTVKGPYTFTIGSTKGLGQYKQGGIFKQVKMPKEIAFKSLRESGKQPELLIADFAKFDRPAALHAGFQALSHFEHQNGRLPAPRNAQDADLLLQLTKQIVQTCGQDPADLPEKVIRELAFQAQGDLSPMVAYIGGFVAQEVLKACSGKFHPLVQHLYVDSLESLPDSVESLPESEFAPTNSRYDGQIAVFGQAFQHKIANARQFLVGSGAIGCEMLKNWSMMGLGSGPEGIIHVTDMDTIEKSNLNRQFLFRSKDVGHFKADTAAAAVAEMNPDLKGKIHSHQNRVGPETEDVYGDEFFASLTGVTNALDNVQARQYMDRRCVYYEKPLLESGTLGTKANTQVVVPHLTESYSSSQDPPEKSIPVCTLKNFPNAIEHTIQWAREQFDEYFLKPAENVNQYLSQPDYIETTLKSGSGAKEQLDQIKQYLVDERPKSFEQCIYWARLRFEENYSNNIRQLLHSLPADAVTSSGQPFWSGPKRAPKPLTFDANDPTHLEYVMSAALLHAENYGLKGEADAALFRKVLSSMQVPEFVPKDNVKIQVNENEAATTNNNSNADGDDLTEITSSLPEASSLAGVRLQPIEMEKDDDTNHHMDFITAASNLRASNYGISPADKHQTKGIAGKIIPAIATTTALATGLVNLELYKLLDEKKSLEAYSNAFVNLALPFIAFSDPIAAQKLKYNDTEWTLWSRFKVEQDVTLQEFLDLFKDKHGLEVSMLSSGVSMLFSAFLPARKREERLKMKMSTLIETVSKKPIPKHAQWVIVEIMADDLEGEDVEVPFVVVKVK; the protein is encoded by the coding sequence ATGGCGGCCGCAGAGGATATGAAGGTCGACCAGCCCGAACAGGGCATCGACGAGGGTCTCTACAGTCGCCAGCTCTATGTGCTTGGTCACGATGCAATGAAGCGCATGGCTGCAAGCAacgtcctcgtcgtcggtctTCGCGGTCTCGGTGCTGAAATCGCAAAGAACGTCGCCTTGGCCGGTGTCAAGAGCATCACCATCTTTGATCCTACCCCCGTCTCCATCTCGGACCTCGGTACGCAGTTCTTCCTTCGCCCAGAAGATGCCTCCTCGCGCGTTCGCAGGGACCATGCCACCCAACCTCGTCTCGCCGAACTCAACACGTATGTACCCATCCGCGTCCTTGAAGACAACGAGCTCAACCAGCAGATTCTCTCGCGCTTCCAGGTCGTCGTCATGTCCGATGCCCTCTATGCCGAGCAGCTCCGCATCAATGACATGACCCACGCCTCTTCTACCCACTTCATCTCGGCAGAGGTGCGCGGTTTGTTCGGTTCCGTCTTTACCGACTTTGGCCCCAAATTCCTCTGCAACGATCCCACCGGCGAGCAGCCCTTGTCCGGCATGATCGTCTCCATCGCcagcgaggatgaagagggTCTCGTCACCACGCTCGATGAGACCCGCCACGGTCTAGAGGATGGTGACTATGTCTCCTTCACCGAGGTACAGGGCATGGACGCGCTCAACGACAGCCAACCTCGCAAGGTCACCGTCAAGGGCCCCTATACCTTCACCATCGGCAGCACCAAAGGTCTCGGCCAGTACAAGCAGGGCGGTATCTTCAAGCAGGTCAAGATGCCCAAAGAGATTGCCTTCAAGTCGCTGCGAGAGAGCGGCAAGCAGCCCGAGTTACTCATCGCCGATTTTGCCAAGTTTGACCGTCCTGCTGCGCTCCATGCCGGTTTCCAGGCGCTTTCGCACTTCGAGCACCAAAATGGTCGACTGCCTGCGCCCAGGAACGCACAGGATGCcgatctgctgctccaACTCACCAAGCAGATCGTCCAAACTTGTGGCCAGGATCCTGCCGACTTGCCCGAAAAGGTCATCCGCGAACTTGCCTTCCAGGCCCAAGGTGATCTGTCTCCAATGGTCGCATACATCGGTGGCTTCGTGGCGCAAGAAGTGCTCAAGGCCTGCTCCGGCAAGTTCCACCCCCTTGTCCAGCATCTGTAcgtcgactcgctcgagtcgctccCCGACTCGGTAGAGAGCCTTCCCGAGAGCGAGTTTGCTCCCACCAATTCAAGGTACGACGGCCAGATCGCCGTCTTTGGTCAAGCCTTCCAGCACAAGATTGCCAACGCACGTCAGTTCCTCGTGGGCTCCGGCGCTATCGGGTGCGAAATGCTCAAGAACTGGAGCATGATGGGACTTGGCAGCGGGCCAGAGGGCATCATCCACGTTACCGACATGGACACGATCGAAAAGTCGAATCTCAATCGACAGTTCCTCTTCCGCTCCAAGGATGTGGGGCATTTCAAGGCCGACacagccgccgccgccgtgGCCGAGATGAACCCGGATCTCAAAGGCAAGATCCATAGCCATCAGAATCGTGTGGGACCCGAGACCGAGGACGTGTACGGCGATGAGTTCTTTGCTTCGCTGACGGGCGTTACCAATGCGCTTGACAATGTACAGGCGCGCCAGTACATGGACCGTCGCTGTGTTTACTATGAGAAGCCATTGCTCGAATCGGGTACACTGGGCACCAAGGCCAACACGCAGGTGGTTGTTCCCCACCTGACCGAGTCCTACTCGTCGTCGCAGGATCCACCCGAAAAGTCGATCCCGGTGTGTACGCTCAAGAACTTTCccaacgccatcgagcACACGATTCAGTGGGCGCGCGAGCAGTTTGACGAGTACTTTCTCAAGCCTGCCGAAAATGTTAACCAGTATCTGTCGCAGCCAGACTACATTGAGACGACGCTCAAGTCGGGCTCGGGCGCCAAGGAGCAGCTGGACCAGATCAAGCAGTACctggtcgacgagcgacCCAAGTCGTTTGAGCAGTGCATCTACTGGGCACGCCTGCGCTTTGAGGAAAACTACAGCAACAATATTCGTCAGCTGCTCCACTCGCTGCCCGCCGATGCGGTCACTTCGAGCGGTCAGCCGTTCTGGTCGGGACCCAAACGTGCGCCCAAGCCGCTGACATTTGACGCCAACGACCCGACGCATCTCGAGTACGTGATGAGCGCCGCGTTGCTGCACGCCGAAAACTACGGCCTCAAGGGCGAGGCGGATGCGGCGCTGTTCCGCAAGGTGctgtcgtcgatgcaggTGCCCGAGTTCGTGCCCAAAGACAATGTCAAGATCCAAGTCAATGAGAACGAGGCGGCAACGAcgaacaacaacagcaatgCGGATGGAGACGACCTGACCGAGAtcaccagcagcttgcCCGAGGCTTCGTCGTTGGCTGGCGTGCGTCTGCagccgatcgagatggagaaggacgacgacacAAACCATCACATGGACTTTATCACGGCGGCGTCGAACCTGCGTGCGTCCAACTATGGCATCTCGCCGGCGGACAAGCACCAGACCAAGGGAATTGCGGGCAAGATTATTCCTGCGatcgccaccaccacgGCGCTGGCTACGGGACTGGTCAACCTGGAGCTGtacaagctgctcgacgagaaaAAGTCGCTGGAAGCATACTCGAACGCGTTTGTCAACCTTGCGCTGCCGTTTATCGCGTTCAGTGACCCGATCGCCGCCCAAAAGCTCAAGTACAACGACACAGAGTGGACGCTGTGGTCGCGCTTCAAGGTGGAGCAGGATGTGACGCTGCAAGAGTTCCTAGACCTGTTTAAGGACAAACATGGGCTGGAGgtgtcgatgctgagctCGGGCGTTTCGATGCTATTTTCGGCATTCTTACCCGCCAGGAAGAGGGAAGAGAGGctcaagatgaagatgagCACGCTGATCGAGACGGTGTCCAAGAAGCCCATCCCGAAGCATGCGCAGTGGGTGATTGTCGAGATCATGGCGGATGACTTGGAGGgcgaggatgtcgaggtGCCATTTGTAGTGGTCAAGGTCAAGTAA